AGCCGGGGTTGGCGCGCGCACCCACAACTCCCGCAGCGGCTGGCGCACTTTGATCCCCGCCGCTCGCCGCGCCGCGCGCCCGACGGAGACGGCCTTCAGCAGCACTTCGGTGTCTGCCACCAGGCGTTCTTCGAGCAACGCTTCGTTGACCTGCGGCCATGCGGCGAGGTGTACGCTCTCCGGCGCATCGGTCTGTCCCTCGTGACTCTCCAGGCCGACCAGGTTGCGGTAGATCGCCTCAGCAACGAACGGCACGAACGGCGCTGCCAGTTTCGCCACCGTGAGTAGACAAGTGTAGAGCGTCGCATATGCCGCCTGCTTGTCGCTGTCGTGCTCGCTCTTCCAGAAGCGCCGCCGATTGCGTCGCACATACCAGTTCGACAGTTCATCGACGAAATCTTCGATGG
The sequence above is a segment of the Candidatus Kryptonium sp. genome. Coding sequences within it:
- a CDS encoding class I tRNA ligase family protein gives rise to the protein WTPTKDGVEQYLNPANLIPIDRWALARLNSLVRTVTDAFEAYDVTTAGRAIEDFVDELSNWYVRRNRRRFWKSEHDSDKQAAYATLYTCLLTVAKLAAPFVPFVAEAIYRNLVGLESHEGQTDAPESVHLAAWPQVNEALLEERLVADTEVLLKAVSVGRAARRAAGIKVRQPLRELWVRAPTPA